From Candidatus Cloacimonadota bacterium, a single genomic window includes:
- a CDS encoding amidohydrolase family protein encodes MNQSIDLLLQGGTILTLDSGLRILEGQAIAIDQGRILDIFDPREKSYQARRTLDTSNCIVMPGLINAHTHLPMSYFRGLADDLPLQTWLHDFIWPLEAKMLKSDFISQAALHGAAEMIKNGITQIHDMYFDMPAVANACSQAGLRAIIGEAVLEGNSGTREAPLGSKVLELRQRYADDPLLDFNLAPHSIYACSEKTLRECAEAAARHGILLHTHLSETRGEVEDCLKAHGLKPVPYLQKVGILELPALYAHGVWTDPDEIALLAANPASVAICSDSNLKLASGILPLAQYLESGVNLCFATDGVASNNNLDLLAEMDLTAKLHKAMNNDPSFLPAVQTVQMATIGGAKALGVADRRGSLEPGKDADICVLELGGIESQPLYNPWSHVVYTLGSKQVRDVVIAGEVVLEGGRLCKVDEAELIANAKMWRQRVLEELG; translated from the coding sequence ATGAACCAAAGCATTGACCTGCTCCTGCAGGGCGGAACCATTCTCACCCTGGACAGCGGGCTGCGCATTCTGGAAGGCCAGGCCATCGCCATTGACCAGGGCCGCATCCTGGACATCTTCGACCCCCGGGAAAAGAGCTATCAGGCCCGGCGGACGCTGGACACCTCCAACTGCATCGTGATGCCGGGACTGATCAACGCCCACACCCATCTGCCGATGAGCTATTTCCGCGGTCTGGCGGACGATTTGCCTTTGCAGACCTGGCTACACGACTTCATCTGGCCCCTCGAAGCCAAAATGCTAAAAAGCGACTTCATCAGCCAGGCCGCCCTCCACGGCGCCGCGGAGATGATCAAGAACGGCATCACCCAAATCCACGACATGTATTTCGATATGCCGGCAGTGGCGAATGCCTGCTCCCAAGCAGGACTGAGAGCCATCATCGGCGAAGCGGTGCTGGAAGGCAATTCCGGCACCCGCGAAGCCCCTCTCGGCAGCAAGGTCCTGGAGCTGCGCCAGCGTTACGCCGATGACCCCTTGCTGGATTTCAACCTCGCCCCCCACTCCATCTACGCCTGTTCGGAGAAAACCTTGCGCGAATGCGCCGAAGCGGCTGCCAGACACGGAATCCTGCTGCACACGCATTTATCAGAGACCCGCGGCGAGGTGGAGGACTGCCTGAAGGCGCACGGCCTCAAACCCGTTCCCTATCTGCAAAAGGTGGGCATTTTGGAGCTTCCGGCACTTTACGCCCACGGAGTCTGGACCGACCCCGACGAAATTGCTCTTCTGGCCGCCAATCCAGCTTCCGTGGCCATTTGCAGTGATTCCAACCTCAAGCTCGCCTCGGGCATCCTGCCCCTGGCCCAATATCTGGAGAGCGGCGTGAACCTCTGTTTCGCCACCGACGGCGTAGCCAGCAACAACAACCTCGACCTCCTGGCCGAAATGGACCTCACCGCCAAACTGCACAAGGCCATGAACAACGACCCCTCCTTCCTTCCGGCCGTCCAAACCGTCCAGATGGCCACCATTGGCGGCGCCAAAGCCCTCGGCGTGGCGGACAGACGCGGCTCGCTGGAGCCGGGCAAGGACGCCGACATCTGCGTTCTTGAGCTTGGCGGAATCGAGAGCCAGCCTCTTTACAATCCCTGGTCCCACGTGGTTTACACCCTCGGATCCAAACAGGTGCGCGACGTTGTGATCGCCGGTGAGGTTGTGCTGGAGGGCGGGCGCCTGTGCAAAGTGGACGAAGCCGAACTAATCGCCAACGCCAAGATGTGGAGGCAGCGCGTGCTGGAGGAATTGGGCTGA
- a CDS encoding nitroreductase family protein has translation MKPRPEFSHTVHEVIWKRWSPRFFADRPVSEEQVLTLFEAASWAASAMNEQPWRFIWSLKDGSEKYKKLFSCLYEGNQIWASSAPLLILTLAKTTFSFNGKPNPWSSHDLGLAVGNLTTQASLMDLYVHNMGGFDRQKAREIFSLTEDLEPITMIAVGWAEDPENLSEQERQREYLMQKRRSLQDIFL, from the coding sequence ATGAAGCCCCGTCCCGAATTCAGCCACACCGTCCATGAAGTGATCTGGAAACGCTGGAGCCCGCGTTTCTTTGCCGACCGTCCAGTCTCTGAAGAGCAGGTGCTGACTTTGTTTGAGGCAGCCAGTTGGGCAGCGTCCGCCATGAACGAACAGCCCTGGCGCTTCATTTGGTCGCTAAAAGACGGTTCCGAAAAGTATAAAAAGCTCTTTTCCTGCCTATATGAAGGCAACCAGATTTGGGCAAGCTCAGCGCCTTTGCTGATCCTCACCCTCGCCAAAACGACCTTTTCCTTCAACGGCAAGCCCAACCCCTGGTCCAGCCACGATTTGGGCCTGGCCGTGGGCAACCTCACCACCCAAGCGTCTTTGATGGACCTCTATGTGCACAACATGGGAGGCTTTGACCGTCAAAAAGCCCGCGAAATCTTCTCCTTGACCGAAGACCTGGAACCCATCACCATGATCGCGGTGGGTTGGGCGGAAGACCCGGAAAACCTCTCAGAGCAGGAACGGCAAAGGGAATACCTGATGCAGAAACGCCGGTCCTTGCAGGACATTTTCCTGTGA
- a CDS encoding DUF4080 domain-containing protein — translation MNCTTGVSAGDSRIPCWRFGFLSAKNKRLRISLIGLNSAWYHSNPALYYLRGSLRGLPFEVCLREFSIAEPLFDILTQIIRDRPDVASFSAYVWNSLDLRRLIPELKKLMPGLKVVLGGPEATNGDFGLAEGDFRVKGPGEGVFRRLAEYGFELPGGTYEAPAPPLSELPFLYRRSDRPALQGRLVYFESSRGCPFRCAYCLSALDKRNEARFDPSLASDRRKLRSELDRLLELKPRTLKFVDRSFNAHPRLARLIWEHAIRQKQSCEFHFEIYPDLLTEEDLRILEKAPPGRIRFEVGVQTVNAAVSRACGRNSNWGKVKAALVALRERTQICVHADLLVGLPGEKYASVLRSLDELASTFPAEIQLGMLKILPGTPMQEIASQRRYLWLNDPPWQVLKTDALSFEQVARLQELAKILNLYWNKGEFKTQWQELISAGNRASSICLRLLKLHRRRGLTLHSVGKSTRAEVFVELLSL, via the coding sequence TTGAACTGTACGACTGGCGTTTCCGCTGGGGACAGCCGGATTCCGTGCTGGAGATTTGGGTTCCTGTCCGCCAAAAATAAACGGCTGAGGATCAGCCTCATCGGGCTGAACAGCGCCTGGTACCACAGCAATCCCGCGCTTTACTATCTGCGCGGCTCCCTGCGCGGCCTGCCTTTCGAGGTTTGCCTGCGTGAATTCTCCATCGCCGAACCGCTCTTCGACATCCTTACCCAAATTATTCGCGACCGCCCTGATGTGGCCAGCTTTTCAGCTTACGTCTGGAATAGCCTTGACCTGCGCCGGCTTATCCCGGAACTGAAGAAACTGATGCCGGGCCTGAAAGTGGTATTGGGCGGACCTGAAGCCACGAACGGCGATTTCGGCCTGGCTGAAGGCGATTTCAGGGTAAAAGGACCGGGTGAGGGAGTGTTCCGGAGGCTGGCTGAATATGGATTTGAGCTTCCCGGCGGGACTTACGAGGCTCCGGCTCCGCCCCTTAGCGAACTGCCTTTTCTCTACCGCCGCTCAGACCGTCCCGCTCTGCAGGGCAGGCTTGTCTATTTTGAAAGTTCAAGGGGCTGCCCCTTCCGCTGCGCCTATTGCCTTTCCGCCCTGGATAAACGCAATGAAGCGCGTTTCGACCCCTCCCTGGCCTCCGACCGCCGCAAGCTGAGGTCAGAACTGGACCGCCTGCTGGAACTCAAGCCGCGCACCCTGAAATTCGTTGACCGCAGCTTCAATGCCCATCCCCGGCTGGCCCGCCTGATCTGGGAACACGCCATCCGGCAGAAGCAGAGCTGTGAATTCCACTTTGAGATCTATCCCGACCTGCTCACCGAAGAGGACCTGCGAATCCTGGAAAAAGCCCCGCCCGGCCGCATCCGCTTCGAGGTTGGGGTGCAAACCGTGAACGCCGCCGTGTCCCGGGCCTGCGGGCGCAACTCTAACTGGGGCAAGGTGAAAGCCGCGCTTGTCGCCCTCCGCGAACGCACCCAAATCTGCGTTCACGCCGATTTGTTGGTGGGGCTGCCCGGAGAAAAATACGCTTCCGTGCTGCGTTCCCTCGACGAGCTGGCCTCCACCTTCCCGGCAGAAATCCAGCTTGGAATGCTGAAAATACTGCCCGGCACGCCGATGCAGGAAATTGCCAGCCAGCGCAGATACCTGTGGCTGAACGACCCGCCCTGGCAGGTGCTGAAAACTGACGCTCTCAGCTTTGAACAGGTCGCCCGGCTGCAGGAACTGGCCAAAATCCTCAACCTCTACTGGAACAAGGGAGAATTCAAAACCCAGTGGCAGGAACTTATCTCCGCCGGCAACAGGGCCTCCAGTATCTGCCTGAGGCTGCTGAAACTACACCGGCGAAGGGGCTTGACCCTGCACAGCGTTGGCAAAAGTACCCGCGCTGAGGTCTTCGTAGAGCTTCTGAGTCTATGA
- the mtnA gene encoding S-methyl-5-thioribose-1-phosphate isomerase: protein MIVDGREYRSVWWEHGRLRMIDQNRIPHDFTIMDFSDHLQVAEAIRNMNVRGAPAIGAAGAFGLALAAKNAPDERFRSHIRKAHDLLLATRPTAVDLQSGVNYVYERTIKFIPDLAHARKVALLAAKEFANRSAEDCRLIGEQGLHLIPDGARILTHCNAGALATVDWGTALAVIRLAHRKGRNIFVYVSETRPRHQGSKITAWELEQEGIPHAIIPDSASGYYFWKKEIDLVMTGADRVCLNGDIANKIGTYDKAVLAKYHGIPFYIAAPLSTFDFACRQGTEIPIEFRDEEEIKLYGGQITANPGSPVLNPGFDITPAELIQGIITPKGVFAAAEAAQKVQG, encoded by the coding sequence ATGATAGTTGACGGACGCGAATACCGCAGCGTCTGGTGGGAACATGGGCGCCTGCGGATGATCGATCAGAACAGGATTCCGCATGATTTCACGATCATGGATTTCAGCGACCACCTCCAGGTAGCAGAAGCCATCCGCAACATGAACGTGCGCGGAGCCCCGGCAATCGGCGCGGCGGGCGCTTTCGGCCTTGCCCTGGCCGCGAAGAACGCTCCGGATGAAAGGTTCCGCAGCCATATCCGCAAAGCCCACGACCTGCTTCTCGCGACCCGTCCCACCGCTGTTGATCTGCAAAGCGGGGTCAATTACGTTTACGAACGGACCATCAAATTCATTCCTGACCTGGCCCACGCCCGCAAAGTGGCTTTACTGGCCGCAAAGGAGTTCGCCAACCGCAGCGCCGAAGACTGCCGTCTGATCGGAGAACAGGGCCTGCACCTGATCCCCGATGGCGCCAGAATTCTCACCCACTGCAACGCCGGCGCCCTTGCCACCGTAGATTGGGGCACCGCACTGGCCGTGATCCGGCTGGCCCACCGCAAAGGGCGAAACATTTTCGTTTATGTGAGCGAAACCCGTCCCCGCCACCAGGGATCGAAGATAACAGCCTGGGAACTGGAGCAGGAAGGGATTCCGCATGCCATCATCCCTGATAGCGCCAGCGGCTATTATTTCTGGAAAAAAGAGATCGACCTGGTTATGACCGGCGCTGACCGCGTTTGCCTCAACGGCGACATTGCCAACAAGATAGGCACTTATGACAAGGCCGTGCTGGCCAAATACCACGGCATTCCCTTCTATATTGCCGCGCCGCTTTCCACCTTCGATTTCGCCTGCCGGCAGGGTACAGAGATACCCATCGAGTTCAGAGACGAGGAGGAGATCAAGCTCTACGGCGGACAGATCACCGCCAATCCCGGCTCCCCGGTTCTCAATCCAGGTTTCGACATCACCCCGGCAGAACTTATCCAGGGCATCATCACCCCCAAAGGTGTTTTCGCAGCAGCCGAGGCCGCCCAGAAGGTGCAGGGATAA
- a CDS encoding AraC family transcriptional regulator, with protein MKPRLVSREAFTVVGLKCRSSKQNNVIPRLWDGFNEVCAGIPHSVKDRTAYGVCYLEEGDAPSGDRFSYLAGMEVSIANDIPPGMELLVVPANDYAIFEHRGALDNLCQTYELVYSEWLPASALERVGNLDFELYDWRFRWGQPDSVLEIWVPVRQK; from the coding sequence ATGAAACCCCGACTGGTTAGCCGCGAAGCCTTCACGGTGGTGGGCCTCAAGTGCCGCTCGAGCAAGCAAAACAACGTGATTCCGCGGCTTTGGGACGGTTTCAACGAGGTCTGCGCCGGCATCCCCCACTCCGTCAAGGACCGGACCGCCTATGGCGTCTGCTATCTCGAGGAGGGCGACGCTCCCTCCGGCGACAGGTTTTCCTATCTGGCAGGGATGGAGGTTTCAATCGCCAACGACATACCCCCGGGCATGGAACTGCTTGTGGTTCCGGCAAATGACTACGCCATTTTTGAGCATCGCGGGGCGCTGGACAATTTGTGCCAAACCTACGAATTGGTCTATTCAGAATGGCTTCCTGCCAGCGCACTTGAGCGGGTGGGAAATCTGGATTTTGAACTGTACGACTGGCGTTTCCGCTGGGGACAGCCGGATTCCGTGCTGGAGATTTGGGTTCCTGTCCGCCAAAAATAA
- the smpB gene encoding SsrA-binding protein SmpB, whose translation MLKNRRALHEYFVIQKFEAGIALVGSEIKSIRAGKVNFKDSYARVIDGECWLLNLHISPFEKSTHFSPDPTRKRKLLLHKHEIRRLRAKTEEQGMTIVPLEIFINEKGLCKVTIALVKGKKTYDKRESLQRKDLERDRDREG comes from the coding sequence ATGCTTAAGAACCGGCGGGCTTTGCACGAATACTTCGTGATCCAGAAGTTCGAGGCCGGCATCGCCCTGGTGGGCAGCGAAATAAAGAGCATCCGCGCCGGCAAGGTCAATTTCAAGGACAGCTACGCCCGCGTCATCGACGGCGAGTGCTGGCTGCTCAACCTCCACATCTCCCCCTTCGAAAAATCCACCCACTTCAGCCCCGACCCCACCCGCAAACGCAAGTTGCTGCTGCACAAACACGAAATCCGCCGCCTCCGCGCCAAAACCGAGGAACAGGGAATGACCATCGTCCCTTTGGAAATCTTCATCAACGAAAAAGGCCTCTGCAAGGTGACCATCGCCCTCGTGAAAGGGAAAAAGACTTACGACAAGCGGGAATCACTGCAAAGGAAAGACTTAGAACGCGACCGGGACCGGGAGGGGTAG